The window TGCGACCGTGCTTATAGAGATTCGTATTGTGTGTTATTACTATTGTATTGCGTGATTATTGTACTTTGACGTGTGCTAAGTGTTTCTTTTCTAAGACTGATTATTTTTTGTGAAAATTTAATGTCTAAGTAGTGTTTGCGAGAGAATTGACCCATGGCGGTAGTAATTTGAAACTTTTTgactaaatttaaaaacaattcagaaACCTTACCATGCGAATCCCAATTGCATTTTTTACCGACTTCGATACATACCTATGTCTGTAATTTAATTGAAACTGCAAAATGCTCGACGAGGTCATCGCCTGGCAagacaaaaatattgacaatgaCTCCGGAGAAAGAAAATAACACTGAATATCTGTCAGAAACTTTAAATAACAGTTGTATCCCTAATAATGACATATTCGATTACTccaaataaataaaaaggaaGCTAAAAGATACTCAATCCAATTGTTTGAACAATCAggaattaaaaaaaccaaatattaataaaagagatTTTTGCCTAAAATTTTTGCCGTTTTTAACTTTATTAGAATAATATTTTGCATGCTGCTTTTTACACTATACAGGATTTTTGTATCTTCTATTCTAACAAGTACTTATACATTTTAATCCTCCCACTATATGTCATCTTTGTTGAATTTGGCAACCATTACAAAGAAATTCATTTCTGGCATAGGCTATGTGTATTAGATTATTTCTGTTGTGGTTCGTTCAATCTCTTATAATTCTCAGCCACACTTTCTTCATTTGACACTGTTTCTTCTATCTATGTTTCTCTCCAAGATTAGTTGTGTCTATTCATACTCAGTTGGATCGAGGTTGTTGTGGCTGGATATTCATTTTCCTTAAGACTTCTGCATTGGTAGTTCTACTGTTCCAGCTGATTCTTAGCATATGTCTATActataaagccacatttcaaacATTTGCAGCATTTACTATTTACATTTAGATATAAAGGTCAGAATAAACTTGAAACTTGATTATTTACCTTAAAGGAATTTCTACATTATCAATTCCACAAGTAGCTGAATGTAAATCATATGTATCTGGATAATATGTGGGAAATACTTGAGTATCTGATATATACAAATCAGCATCTCCAACACTAAAACATATGAATAATTATTAATGACAacatgaataattttttttatgaaaacttttgataattttggctttgattttaatattaatattggcTGTAATCATAATTATAAGAGAATAGATAATAGGGTTATAAAGGTAGGTCAGAAAAACGATCAAACTGCAATAATAAATCAATGCATACCTCATAATTGTAATGTTAGGAAAAATCAGGGCAATAACGGAGCTAAGAATATTGAACATGACTATCATCATTAGTCGAATGCTGAAGGCACATCCGAGAATTTTCCAAGCTTCAATCAAATTAACGCTAGAAAGCAAATACAACAAATATCGCTAAAACAGAAAGGACCCACAAAAAGAGTGAATGTACTGCAAAGACTAGTAAACAGgatcaaacaaacaaaaatatgaaaagtataacaggaagaagaaaaataaggaAAGTTGAAACATTTTAATTGGAACATTGAATATAAGAACATTAAGAGAAATATAAGATCTACAAAACCTTACTGAACAAACAAAAATCTACAAAATAGATATTGAAAATGAGATGGAAGAATAGAAGCACCTGGGAATATGGAAAATACCTAATATATTACTGAAATTCACACGGTGGACAAGGGGGGTTGGGTTTCATAATAAGTGAAAGATACAATCATGCAGTAAAAAGTTTACACAAACATTAATGAAAGGATAGCTTTTCTGAAAATGAAAGGAACATACTTTGATCTAAATCTCATTAACTTGCACCCACCTAGAGAACAAACAAGCAGAAGAAAAGGAAAATTTTTATGCCAATTAGACCAAAAAGTGTCAAAGATAAACAATTATAGTGTTAAAATAATCTTAGAAGATTTAAACGCAAAAATAGGAAGACAGGAATTATATCAGGGAACAACAGCTATACATAGCCTGCATGAAATAAGTAACAACAACAGGTAAAGAATTATAGATTTCATTTGACAAACCAAACTAAATCCAATTTTACAGAATACGCATATACAAAAAATAGTTTACAATGACTTAAAAAGCAGTATCTGGATATATACTGCAGAACATTgggatttaaataaaaaaatatataaaaaacaaatgaaatacatttGGAGGATAAACAACAGAATTTTAGAATGGATTGAATAAGGAATTAGGAAACCCAATGTTCATAATTCTACTCATTCATAATATTTTGTGCATTCTCCAATTGATTCCAAGAAATATATTAATAGACTTCTTATTTTTAGTATTTGAATTATATCAGGATAATGAAATGATCCTCAAATCACAAATGTATAAATTCAGTTAGTTTCAAAATCAGACAGATATGTAATTTTGAAAGTATATATTTATCAAATCAAATATACCCTAGAATTTAGAGATAATATACCTTGAGCTTAAAGATAATACTATATTTCCAGAATGATGAATGTAGTAGTAAACAAAACTTTCGTTTCCAACCACACCTTCAGTATATCCTAGTACCTCCGAATTCGAATAAGCATTGGTCCCATCTTCAAGATCAGCTCTTGAAAAAATCTgcaaattaaatatatattttctaacaAAACACATTAAGTGTTACTTACTAGTAACGACAGAAGTTTGAAAATTAAATGTATCATTATTAACTTGTTATATAAATGTACATTTCATTGTCTAATtacttaacaaaaaaatttagcaatataaacaaaatttaaggttAGATTAAATCCAACCTtcgcttcttcttctttgtcgTATGCGGACATTAATGTCATCATTCATCATCATTTAAATTCTACACGTGTACACAGCACATAACTCTCCACGTAaattgatttttaataaaattttcttgaaaaattgatttaaaaaaaaatgaatactttTTGGAAAAGTCAACAACGGGACACCACTTGACAATAAATTGATGAACACCAATAATAGAACACACTTTATTGAAGGCttttatttagtaaaaaaaatttaggcacagaataaataacaatcagaatgcccactttCAGATGCCGTTTTTGAAGTGTTAGCACGCGATCTCCATATTTAAAACGGAAAACACAGGCTCGGATTGAGgtatttgtgacaagctacgacagaactgtaatttaaattttaagacgTTAATTTAgtgaatttgaaataatttaatgtattcttCAATTaaatgctgccaacaaattaaagtaccatctgaatgaaAAACCGGTCACCAGTGCCCATCTTTAAAAAGGGGAATCGAAAAGATCGTAACAGCTACAGAGGATaaagtgtcctacctactttcgggagattgtttggaaagataatacatggaaaaatacaagatgatattggacatctaattagcgaagaccaaagtggatttacacctggtagatcttgcactggTAACTTGTTTATagtccaacaattaatagaaaaaagaataggagttggtaccgaagtacatctagccttcatcgatctataaaaggcgtatgatacggttccaagacttaaattgtggcaagctttacaacaattcagcattagtccataccttttaggaataatcacagaagtatacagtgataacactacttacctaaaaatcggaaatagactatcagagccaataaaagtaacaaaaggactaagacaaggatgcagtatgtcacccctactgttaatttatatattgaggcagccctccaaaattggaaaaaccactgccagggaataggaatccccataggaaatgacgtactgttctccctgaactttgcggataaccaagtcgtcctagctcaagattcttgtgatctagaatttatgataaagcgtctatacagagaatatgcaAAATGGGGATTACAAGTCAgcataaagaaaacagaatatttagttatcaattcagatgcaaggtttgataAACGAGggcgtggaaatcaaacaagtggaaaaatttaaatatttaggtgcactcattgataagaacggcctGGGAGAAACTGAAATTAAACACCAAATTAATCAGGGAcataaaattgtaggatgtcagaactccttatggtgggatcgcaacatttccaaaaggaataaaaaagaatagggcaaaccatggttgaatcagttctttgttatggctctgaagtatggacaattaatgcagacctgaagagaaaattgttggcagttgaaatggattatttgagaagaagtgctagaatatcaaggctggaaaggaagaccaacgaatctataagaaataacataaatgttacagaaacggtcattgacagaataaaaagaagaggtttaaaatggtttggacacctattgagaatgcctggcgaacgttggccccaaaaacttcacagatggaagcctcatagaaaaagaaaaagaggtagacctcgacgctcatgaaatgaaggaattagaagagcgatggaatcgataggtttggaggaggagcatacCTTGGACCGgaaggattggcggaggagaacgggaatacggcgatagccgtctccaaaatgtattgtatttacaagttggatcctgtaatatacatattcttcaattaaaagtacgacataaaatatgtctatggttgctgtaaataaattaaatctttTATTTCTGAATTAACATATTATACTTGGAATGTACTGAATTAAAATAGGTATAGGATaacaaaaagaacattttctgaAAGTTATATACAATACTAGAAATAGATACCTACATACATATGAAGGATTAGAATTACTTCCGTAGTGAACATAGTCCAAATatttttgatagtgtgaagtgaaCATCGCCTAAAATGCAAACTTGCGATTACATGACATAGGACGATGTTCTTCtgttaaataatataattacactGACATGCTTTTAAATTGGAAATACAAATATAAGTAAGTCTAAGCTGTAAAGTCAATAAACAACGGAGAATGGCGGCcaatggattaagtccacagtcaaaagaaaccaacagcacacacaACTGAGAATGGAATTTATTAATTGAGAATAATAAACTTCATGGGGCCATACTAAAGCATCGTATAAGATAATAAACAACAGTGTACAATGCGAGTATTTGTAGTTAAAAGATTCTTATAGTTCTCCAAATTGTGCAATAATGAATCTTTAGGAAATCTAACACAATTTATTTACTTTATCCATCAGTTTTCAACGtaattataaaatgaaaattatataaaactcttatattatatgtatttattttaaacaCTTTGAAAGATAAAAGTAAATTAATAGGTGGTAAATTTCTGGTAGATTTTCTAAGTTTAATTTCCGAATTTACTTACCCATGAAATGATATATCTGTCCTCTTTTTTGGTCGCTGCGTACAATTAAATGCACTGCAAGATAAtaccataattaaaaaaataatgtattggAAAAGTTTTAAATTGGAACTTAACACTTAAAAAAGTTTGCAAACATCTGTAAACACTTCTAGTTTCTAACGTTTTCTGCCGTAAACTAACGTCACGCATAGCTGCGCAAAGCAATTTATGTTGGTTTCAGTGGTTTCACTCTTCGAAACGGGGATACGGCGTGTCTATAAGCTTTAATGGTCTAAGACTTAGACGCACACATTTATAACCTAAAACTATTCcgtctatttttatgtttagaaaTCTCTGGTGTGCTGACAACTCCCCGCGGAAGTGATCGCCATTTAATTCGGTACATTTACCGTCCAATCCACGTGAACTGTAGAACAAGTACAAGGATACCATGTCAGATGATATTTTACATTGAATTCGTGTCAGTTTAAGGAATCCCAATCGAGAGGTGAATGATGAGATACGTAACCAGGCTTTGCTTTTGAATAAAGAAATGTATTAGTTCGTGTGTGGCAGTTAGTCAAAATAAATCGTGAATTAAGTGACGCTTTTAATCGAGAATTGGAACGAGAAAGTGAATATTATCAAGATGTATTGAACCAATTAGTTCAAACGAATGTACCAATGTTAAATCCACAATAGAAGGAAATGAATGACGACAATCAAGCAAGTTGAAATTCTAACCGATTTTTCTGCGCAAGAATGGCAGTATTTCTGTCGAAAAATTGAATTCCTAAACATCACTGCTAACCACAAAAATAACAATTGGTTAAGGGGGTGAACAATTTTAGCAGCAGAGAACAATGATATAAATGACttaaactaaataataaaaaacaaatcgtTAGTCCACTGCATTTCTACAAATCTATCGACTGTgaaacaaacgaagaagtatACTTGGCTAACCACTGAACAATTAAGAAGGCAATTGACTTGATCAAATTAAAGTACTTTATCCAGTTATTGTAGGCaaaagagatacctctaggaataatcaaaatgatctAAAATACCTactaaaacaacacaataaaaataaaagtataagtCCTCTAttggataccaaatgggagaaaaacaacttaaaataatctgctatgcaaagTAAGTACTGCtattctctcaaagtgaagatgatttacaacgtatgctgcaccaatttaataaaacctccaataatttaacatgttaatttcctcaaaaaagacaaaatgcatggttataatagCAAATTtcctaagatgtaaattggagctagaaggacaggta is drawn from Diabrotica undecimpunctata isolate CICGRU chromosome 5, icDiaUnde3, whole genome shotgun sequence and contains these coding sequences:
- the LOC140440809 gene encoding UPF0669 protein C6orf120 homolog encodes the protein MIHLIFKLLSLLIFSRADLEDGTNAYSNSEVLGYTEGVVGNESFVYYYIHHSGNIVLSLSSSVGDADLYISDTQVFPTYYPDTYDLHSATCGIDNVEIPLSFKSPIAVGVYGHSAHEVSNFVLQVLKNPEADRAFAIIEDELPQEMKDSTQVPNEIKFKNVKQKIKKKHHQSAQRPSGFESLFEIIGLIFL